A genome region from Methanobacterium bryantii includes the following:
- a CDS encoding cobaltochelatase subunit CobN codes for MNFGTIEIKNFDVPNAKHLMTQKSKILEVEEKFYEFFETPKILKIFLEVKKIRKQAILLMITAVLGMVLCGAVSAESLQGGNDTGQFQLNNSTANSSNVKSTEQPVDPEITLNVTLEHPEALSGNKLPTVTVKDTSGKTITNVKVVKVKNNQYKVNFLSDKTSFKLTAGALGHVSQTVNVLVSQRNAADPVFYGDASVKLRAYNLLIISGSSSYAKPFVDSNKKLRDKGYYFNLNFFTSTDLTSADTRAKIKQSASKADLIVIEMISESSTLSNLMPLLSDSNAKIMALRCGVTFLNNDSIDSNDTELRAYWDGTGTDNMERFQLRALQRVGMYVEPSENLSVINYPTEFIYHPDSTTPQFTTWNDYLKWYTQSGHYKSGKSWVGIMMYASTFFNGNGDMPISILRSLEAKGLNVVLAVTASSDTARANSITKYFLNGNSSRIGALVACVGYNIIYNNPQNSTDLLKKMNVPIFAPIYASDLETWKNSSSGLSSEVYWQVAMPEMEGRIEPIIMGGVESAETDPYTGIVVKNYQPLSDRIERITNRVYNWIALQTLPEDKKKIAIIYYNSAGGKDGVGASYLNVPESISAILQALKASGYKVSGNYSVESIIDLFLTAGNNVGSWAPGELKKVVDAGAITIPLSEYMEWFNTLPKELRDEVNAKWGPAPGNVMVYDGKIVLPGIMLGNIFVGAQPMRGWGENSTDIAHSSTLPPTHQYIAFYMWLQKNMGANAVIHLGTHGTLEWLPGKSVGLGEDDWPDILLGDIPNIYPYIVDNTGEGTQAKRRGYAVIIDHLTAPLISSGLYGDLSTLQDLINSYDSTSDSERKTVLEKQIRALVTKMNLDQDIDLNMNTADFETIKNEVEHHLEDLAATLMPYGLHTFGVALNGTILDQMVESIVGFDPVNRDNAEFRAKIRAALSQNYEMEALLAALNGEFISPSLGGDPIRKPDVLPTGSNFYSFDPRSAPDTTAWEIGKKMADDMLKDYYKKNGHYPETVGVVLWSTETMRTNGQTIAMILRYMGLEPEWKSGRFVGVKVTPLSELQRPRVDVVVTISGLFRDTFPYTIDILDKAFRQVANLSESTSNNFVKKHYQNNYNKYVNSGMSSKDADILAGARIFGEAPGSYGTGVAAQVPSTSKWKDQSDLVDTYLSRMSYIYGAGTYGLQGLQAFKDQLKNVQATVQVRDNNYGVLDNDDVYQYLGGLSMAVKSLSGNDVSVYIANTRSNPKIETLDNFLATEFRTRLANPKWKEGMLNEGFSGAHEIVKEIGNMFAWDAVQSNVVKDWMYETLAKDYMTNPDVRSALLKSNPYAYTSILGWMLEANRRNMWSADKATLTELANQYINYANQYGVTCCHHTCANVDFSNFVVMSSSLSTAQLKQFADMMNKATSQTLTVDSKGANSQNENSGKGQSSTGKGSGSVGSSGSGVGSVGAAAVTAATKSVSSSSSASVASGSKNAYEVSTAASSGASGSSGVPALAIIGVVSILCLLGAGYFKSDILNLLKQSKK; via the coding sequence ATGAATTTTGGAACTATCGAAATTAAAAATTTCGATGTCCCAAATGCGAAGCATTTGATGACCCAAAAATCGAAGATTTTGGAGGTTGAAGAAAAATTCTATGAATTTTTCGAAACCCCAAAAATATTGAAAATATTTTTGGAGGTGAAAAAGATTAGAAAACAAGCGATTTTACTAATGATTACGGCTGTTTTGGGGATGGTTCTGTGTGGTGCAGTATCAGCAGAAAGTTTACAGGGAGGTAATGATACGGGTCAATTTCAACTAAACAATTCAACAGCAAATTCTAGTAATGTTAAAAGTACAGAACAACCTGTTGATCCGGAAATCACTTTAAATGTCACTTTAGAACACCCTGAAGCACTTTCTGGTAACAAACTACCAACTGTAACAGTGAAAGATACCAGTGGAAAAACTATCACTAATGTGAAAGTTGTTAAGGTTAAAAATAATCAGTATAAAGTTAATTTCCTCAGCGATAAAACAAGTTTCAAACTGACTGCAGGTGCCTTAGGGCATGTATCTCAAACAGTGAATGTATTAGTCTCACAGAGGAATGCCGCGGATCCTGTATTTTATGGCGATGCATCTGTGAAGTTGAGGGCGTATAACCTGCTTATAATAAGTGGATCTTCGTCCTATGCTAAGCCGTTCGTTGATTCCAACAAGAAACTCAGGGACAAGGGTTACTATTTTAACCTGAACTTCTTCACCAGCACAGATTTAACATCTGCAGACACCAGGGCGAAGATAAAACAGTCTGCATCTAAGGCAGATCTCATAGTCATAGAGATGATAAGCGAATCAAGCACACTTTCAAATTTAATGCCACTCTTATCAGATTCAAATGCCAAAATAATGGCTTTAAGATGTGGGGTCACATTTTTAAATAACGACAGTATTGATTCCAACGACACCGAACTCCGTGCCTACTGGGACGGAACTGGTACGGACAACATGGAAAGGTTCCAGCTCAGGGCACTTCAAAGGGTTGGCATGTATGTTGAACCCTCTGAAAACCTGAGTGTCATAAACTATCCAACCGAGTTCATATACCATCCAGACTCAACCACACCACAGTTTACAACCTGGAATGACTACCTGAAATGGTACACCCAGAGCGGACACTATAAGTCTGGTAAGTCCTGGGTGGGTATAATGATGTACGCATCTACATTCTTCAATGGAAACGGTGACATGCCCATCAGCATACTAAGAAGCCTGGAAGCCAAGGGTTTGAATGTGGTCCTGGCTGTAACAGCATCAAGTGACACTGCCAGGGCAAATTCCATAACAAAATACTTTTTGAATGGCAATTCTTCACGTATAGGTGCCCTTGTGGCATGTGTTGGTTACAACATCATCTACAACAACCCTCAAAACAGCACAGATCTTCTGAAAAAGATGAATGTGCCAATATTTGCCCCTATATATGCTTCAGACCTTGAAACTTGGAAGAACAGTTCTTCAGGACTTTCCAGTGAAGTTTACTGGCAGGTTGCAATGCCTGAAATGGAAGGAAGAATCGAACCTATCATTATGGGAGGGGTTGAATCTGCAGAAACTGACCCATACACTGGAATCGTTGTCAAAAATTACCAGCCACTATCAGATAGGATAGAAAGAATAACTAACAGGGTCTATAACTGGATAGCACTTCAAACACTCCCTGAAGATAAGAAAAAGATAGCAATTATTTACTATAACTCTGCAGGGGGCAAAGATGGAGTTGGTGCTTCATATCTCAACGTTCCTGAGAGTATATCTGCAATACTTCAAGCACTTAAAGCATCAGGATACAAGGTATCAGGCAACTATTCAGTTGAATCTATAATTGATCTGTTCCTGACAGCTGGAAATAACGTGGGTTCATGGGCTCCTGGAGAGCTTAAAAAGGTTGTGGATGCAGGTGCAATAACCATACCTCTCAGCGAATATATGGAATGGTTTAATACATTACCTAAAGAACTTAGAGATGAAGTAAATGCTAAGTGGGGCCCTGCTCCAGGTAATGTAATGGTATACGATGGTAAAATAGTTTTACCGGGTATAATGTTGGGTAATATATTCGTTGGTGCGCAGCCAATGCGTGGATGGGGAGAGAACTCCACAGACATTGCTCATTCATCAACACTACCGCCGACTCACCAGTACATTGCATTCTACATGTGGTTGCAGAAGAACATGGGTGCAAACGCAGTTATACATCTTGGAACACATGGAACCCTGGAATGGTTACCTGGGAAAAGTGTGGGGCTTGGTGAAGATGACTGGCCAGATATTCTCCTTGGAGACATACCAAACATATACCCCTACATTGTTGATAACACTGGAGAGGGAACTCAGGCTAAAAGAAGGGGCTACGCAGTGATAATTGATCACTTAACAGCCCCACTTATAAGTTCAGGGTTATACGGAGATCTTTCGACTCTTCAAGACTTGATAAACAGTTACGACAGCACAAGCGACAGCGAACGTAAAACAGTTCTGGAGAAACAGATCAGAGCACTTGTAACTAAAATGAATCTGGATCAGGATATTGATCTCAATATGAACACTGCAGACTTTGAAACCATTAAAAACGAAGTTGAACACCATTTGGAGGATCTTGCAGCAACACTCATGCCCTATGGGCTCCATACATTTGGAGTTGCATTGAACGGCACAATACTGGATCAGATGGTTGAATCTATAGTGGGCTTCGACCCTGTAAACCGAGATAATGCGGAGTTTAGGGCAAAAATAAGGGCTGCGCTCTCTCAAAACTATGAAATGGAAGCTTTACTTGCAGCTTTGAATGGAGAGTTTATATCTCCTTCTCTAGGTGGTGATCCAATTCGTAAGCCCGATGTGCTTCCAACAGGTTCTAACTTCTACTCCTTCGACCCAAGATCGGCTCCAGATACAACAGCTTGGGAAATAGGTAAGAAAATGGCTGATGACATGCTAAAAGATTACTACAAGAAAAATGGACACTACCCTGAAACTGTGGGAGTTGTTCTCTGGTCAACTGAAACCATGCGTACCAACGGCCAGACCATAGCTATGATACTCAGGTACATGGGCCTGGAACCGGAATGGAAGTCCGGAAGATTTGTAGGTGTTAAGGTAACTCCATTGAGTGAACTCCAGAGGCCCCGTGTCGATGTAGTTGTAACAATAAGCGGTCTTTTCAGAGATACATTCCCTTACACCATAGACATTCTGGACAAGGCATTCCGTCAGGTTGCAAACCTGTCTGAAAGCACCAGCAACAATTTCGTTAAGAAGCACTACCAGAACAACTACAACAAGTATGTGAACAGTGGTATGAGCTCTAAAGATGCAGATATCCTGGCAGGGGCCAGGATATTCGGAGAAGCGCCTGGAAGTTATGGAACTGGAGTTGCAGCACAGGTACCATCCACGTCCAAGTGGAAGGATCAGTCTGATCTCGTGGACACATACCTCTCAAGGATGTCCTATATCTATGGTGCAGGTACTTATGGTTTACAGGGACTTCAGGCCTTCAAGGATCAGCTGAAAAATGTACAGGCAACTGTACAGGTGAGGGACAACAATTATGGGGTTTTAGACAACGACGATGTTTACCAGTACCTGGGTGGTCTTTCAATGGCTGTAAAAAGCCTTTCTGGAAATGATGTTAGTGTTTATATTGCTAACACACGTTCAAATCCAAAGATAGAGACACTGGATAACTTTTTAGCCACTGAATTCCGAACCAGACTTGCAAATCCTAAGTGGAAAGAGGGAATGCTTAACGAGGGATTTTCGGGTGCCCATGAAATTGTAAAGGAGATAGGTAACATGTTCGCCTGGGATGCAGTGCAGTCCAACGTAGTTAAGGATTGGATGTATGAAACCCTGGCTAAAGATTACATGACCAATCCTGATGTCCGCAGTGCACTGCTCAAATCTAACCCCTACGCATATACGTCTATACTGGGATGGATGCTTGAGGCAAACCGGAGAAACATGTGGAGCGCTGACAAGGCTACCTTAACTGAACTGGCTAATCAGTATATTAATTACGCTAATCAGTATGGTGTTACCTGCTGCCACCACACATGTGCTAATGTTGACTTCAGCAATTTTGTGGTGATGAGCTCTTCATTGAGCACGGCTCAGCTTAAACAGTTCGCGGATATGATGAATAAGGCTACTAGTCAAACTTTAACTGTAGACTCTAAAGGGGCAAATTCACAGAATGAAAATTCTGGTAAAGGCCAATCTAGTACAGGTAAAGGCAGTGGTAGTGTTGGTTCTTCTGGAAGCGGCGTGGGCAGTGTTGGGGCAGCAGCGGTTACGGCTGCAACTAAAAGTGTTTCAAGCAGCAGCAGTGCTTCAGTAGCTTCCGGCAGTAAAAATGCATATGAAGTATCTACAGCAGCTTCTAGCGGTGCGTCAGGATCTTCAGGAGTTCCTGCACTGGCTATCATAGGGGTAGTATCAATTTTATGTCTACTCGGTGCTGGTTACTTCAAATCGGATATTTTGAACCTGTTAAAACAGTCTAAAAAATAA
- a CDS encoding cobaltochelatase subunit CobN gives MKNIKKQVILLITTFVFILALFGTVSAANTTTGGDSGGTINSTDLSSSYQNSSLKEVKIKGQVLDCVTSKPFPGVNVTVSGNGNKLSSTKTNSKGEYELRFLSNLTQFNVTASYTGHKSSSQIVNTRQYTSNNSTVLQGTATFKLGKPKVVFLFTSSSAVSNTLMNALDQNTHFTSEVYLLKNLPAGLNLTKYDLVFIDYLYTSTPNLDKITPLIEEAKAKDIHVIITTTYYMSNPTNVDLTKLSAIRQYWTNISPENVKNMLKYMAVNFLGVKDSYQSPATVVKVGIYHPDADKVFSNLTSYLAWYKKYNSNKPTVAVMFGQFSYNKADTAAVDALISGFEAKGYNVIPYFLDHETYPLGQVDINTFLVYKGKFLPDLVVHYRAAGWDMIRSYNDTMAELISMNVPIIKALTYEDSYEKWLNATQGIGSATFAYSVTNGEKQGIIDPIVVATTETDSKGIAQTVPITRQINWIIDRSIAQINLKYKSNDNKKIAIIYWTSQPGLSSGVSAGHLDAYASLVNLLQALKDSGYNLGNKKIPTADELAVIIRNQGSNIGNWAPGDLKKLVENYPVVLVPESQYLAWFNKLNAAKRQEVIDEWGEAPGDIMVYTKNGTRYLVLPVIQYGNIILAPEPSRGYTQNGEVMYHSGSVPPTHQYLAFYFWLNNVYNADALINFGRHGTVAWLPGKSATGLDCENDWPAIVSQDMPVIYLFTVEGSESTLPQRRQGAVMISHLVPTMTISGLYGNLTVLNQKLNTYFDQSTSASIKAELKSTILQLTKTLHLDEDMNVNLSTIKDFDDFAIELQDYLQEMESEYITLGLHVLGEPPTGNYSIYMVQSLLGYQFRDYMNVNKLTDDQVYLLLEKVLFDKMSAEDAQKSVLNQTKTDLTAYLNLAIIYMNNLALATNEINSTLKALNGGYIPASNIGDPITNPNVLPTGNNMYSFDPRTVPTKEAWNIAVKLVDEMLSSYYKQHGKYPEKVAFMLWATHSIQDKGVMEAEILYLMGLKPKWDINGYVNGTEVIPNLGRPIIDVVITTTSLYLNDYKCVLDVLDDAVRYAATINSTTNYVKTHSNSIYQMLIKKGYNEEDAKQLSMSRIFSQEPGNHHNPLTEVTLGKSGDNMQAVIDTYINTFGYLYGSNATSQILVDLYTAILNGTSMAVFSRDVNANDLLGDDDYYAYFGGLGAAITKITGTEPVMVINNLENPDKPKTETLAESIARDLRTTYFNPSWISALISQGPGAASRLLDITNLLAWDILNPGTATSNQFQSIYDIYVRDSLNLGLNDYFRTNNPYAQQAIMYNLMQAIHLNRWNADSDALRALANSLATSINDNGWSGDLLDMNIVNEMFQNMNSTLVDGIKSKLYASTLNPAFAPSNPSQPQQGGSTSTGGTSSPGQVSSGVTYASAASSTQSSQESQSSAGNQGQNGNGQKAYEITKPENSSGSSEDTVLAAILGVILILGLMGAGYFRKDMLNLFKRK, from the coding sequence GTGAAAAATATTAAAAAACAAGTAATATTACTAATAACAACGTTTGTTTTTATATTGGCGCTGTTTGGAACAGTTTCTGCAGCAAATACTACTACTGGAGGTGATTCTGGAGGCACAATAAATTCAACTGATCTCAGCAGCTCCTATCAAAATAGTTCATTAAAAGAGGTTAAAATTAAGGGCCAGGTTCTTGATTGTGTCACCAGCAAACCATTTCCAGGAGTAAATGTGACTGTATCGGGTAATGGAAATAAATTAAGTTCTACTAAGACCAATAGCAAAGGGGAATATGAACTGAGATTTCTAAGTAATTTAACTCAATTCAACGTGACAGCGAGTTACACGGGGCATAAATCTTCGTCTCAAATAGTAAATACTCGTCAATATACTTCAAATAATTCAACAGTATTACAAGGCACTGCTACTTTTAAATTAGGAAAACCAAAAGTAGTTTTCTTATTTACAAGTTCTTCAGCAGTATCAAATACGTTAATGAATGCATTAGATCAAAATACCCACTTTACAAGTGAAGTCTACTTACTTAAAAATCTTCCAGCGGGTCTCAATCTCACTAAATATGACCTGGTATTTATTGACTATTTATACACTTCAACGCCGAATCTGGATAAAATAACTCCCCTAATAGAGGAAGCAAAAGCTAAGGATATACATGTGATCATTACAACAACGTATTACATGTCAAATCCAACAAATGTAGATTTAACAAAGCTTTCTGCTATTAGGCAGTACTGGACTAATATTTCACCAGAAAATGTAAAAAATATGCTGAAATATATGGCAGTGAATTTTTTGGGGGTAAAAGATAGTTATCAGAGCCCTGCCACTGTAGTTAAGGTTGGTATTTATCATCCAGATGCGGACAAAGTATTTTCAAATTTAACCAGCTATCTGGCATGGTACAAAAAATATAATTCAAATAAGCCAACAGTAGCAGTTATGTTTGGCCAGTTTTCATATAACAAAGCAGATACGGCAGCAGTAGATGCATTAATCAGCGGATTTGAAGCAAAAGGGTACAATGTAATCCCATATTTCCTTGATCATGAGACATATCCTTTAGGTCAAGTAGATATAAACACGTTTTTAGTGTATAAAGGAAAATTCCTTCCAGATTTAGTTGTGCATTATCGTGCTGCCGGATGGGATATGATACGGTCATATAATGATACAATGGCTGAATTAATTTCCATGAATGTCCCTATTATCAAAGCACTGACCTATGAAGATTCATATGAAAAATGGCTAAATGCTACTCAGGGAATAGGGTCCGCTACATTTGCATACTCAGTTACAAATGGAGAAAAACAGGGTATAATTGATCCAATTGTTGTTGCAACCACAGAAACAGATTCTAAAGGTATAGCTCAAACAGTACCAATCACACGGCAAATAAATTGGATAATTGATAGATCAATAGCTCAAATAAACCTCAAATACAAATCAAATGATAATAAGAAGATAGCTATCATTTACTGGACTTCACAGCCAGGATTGAGTTCTGGAGTTAGTGCAGGACATTTAGATGCATATGCCAGTTTAGTTAACCTTTTGCAGGCTTTGAAAGACAGCGGCTATAATTTGGGAAATAAAAAAATTCCTACAGCAGATGAACTTGCGGTGATCATCAGAAATCAGGGTTCAAATATTGGTAACTGGGCACCTGGAGACCTGAAAAAGCTGGTTGAAAATTATCCTGTGGTTTTAGTTCCTGAATCTCAATATTTAGCATGGTTTAACAAGCTTAACGCTGCTAAAAGACAGGAAGTTATTGATGAATGGGGCGAAGCACCTGGAGACATAATGGTTTACACTAAAAACGGTACAAGGTATCTAGTTTTACCTGTAATTCAGTATGGAAACATTATTCTGGCTCCTGAACCATCCCGTGGTTACACTCAGAATGGGGAAGTGATGTATCACAGCGGCAGCGTACCGCCGACTCATCAGTATCTGGCATTCTATTTCTGGTTAAATAATGTTTATAATGCAGATGCATTGATTAACTTTGGAAGACACGGTACTGTGGCATGGTTACCAGGAAAGAGTGCAACTGGTCTGGACTGTGAAAATGATTGGCCTGCGATTGTAAGTCAAGACATGCCTGTAATCTATCTATTTACTGTAGAGGGAAGTGAATCTACTTTACCTCAAAGAAGACAGGGCGCGGTAATGATCAGCCACTTAGTACCAACTATGACTATTTCCGGGCTTTATGGTAATTTAACAGTACTGAACCAGAAGTTGAATACATATTTCGATCAATCAACATCGGCATCCATCAAGGCAGAACTTAAAAGTACAATTTTACAGCTGACCAAAACTCTTCATCTTGATGAAGATATGAATGTGAACTTATCTACAATCAAGGATTTCGATGATTTCGCTATTGAACTGCAGGATTATCTGCAGGAAATGGAATCAGAATACATCACGCTTGGGTTACACGTGCTTGGTGAACCCCCAACGGGAAATTATTCTATTTACATGGTACAATCGCTTTTGGGTTACCAGTTTAGAGATTACATGAATGTGAATAAATTAACTGATGATCAGGTATATTTACTGCTTGAAAAGGTTTTATTTGATAAAATGTCAGCTGAAGATGCTCAAAAATCGGTCTTAAACCAAACTAAAACTGATTTAACGGCCTATCTAAATCTGGCAATAATATACATGAATAACCTTGCTCTGGCAACTAACGAGATCAACAGCACTTTGAAAGCATTAAATGGAGGTTATATTCCTGCATCTAACATTGGAGACCCAATTACAAATCCAAATGTGCTTCCTACTGGAAATAACATGTATTCATTTGACCCTAGAACAGTACCTACCAAGGAAGCATGGAATATCGCTGTGAAACTGGTGGACGAAATGCTGTCTTCTTACTATAAACAGCATGGAAAATATCCAGAAAAAGTAGCCTTCATGCTGTGGGCTACACATTCAATTCAGGATAAAGGTGTAATGGAAGCTGAAATACTCTATTTGATGGGTTTAAAACCTAAATGGGATATTAATGGATATGTCAACGGTACAGAGGTAATCCCTAATCTTGGAAGGCCTATAATCGATGTTGTAATCACTACAACTTCTCTTTACTTGAACGACTATAAATGTGTCTTGGATGTACTTGATGATGCCGTAAGATATGCTGCAACCATCAACAGCACAACAAATTACGTTAAAACTCATTCAAATAGTATTTATCAGATGCTTATTAAAAAAGGCTACAATGAGGAGGATGCTAAGCAGCTTTCGATGTCCAGAATATTCTCTCAAGAACCTGGAAATCACCATAACCCGCTAACAGAGGTTACCCTGGGTAAAAGTGGGGATAATATGCAGGCAGTCATTGACACCTATATAAATACATTTGGTTATTTATACGGTTCTAATGCGACTTCCCAAATTCTTGTAGACCTTTACACAGCAATCCTCAATGGAACTAGTATGGCAGTTTTCAGCAGGGATGTAAATGCTAACGACTTGCTTGGTGATGATGACTACTATGCGTACTTTGGAGGTTTGGGAGCAGCTATAACTAAAATAACTGGTACTGAACCTGTAATGGTCATAAATAACCTGGAAAATCCAGATAAACCCAAAACAGAAACCCTAGCTGAGTCAATAGCCCGTGATTTAAGAACTACCTACTTCAATCCTAGTTGGATTAGTGCATTAATTTCTCAGGGACCTGGTGCAGCCAGCCGTCTCTTGGACATTACGAATCTGCTGGCGTGGGATATATTAAATCCAGGTACTGCAACTTCAAACCAGTTTCAATCAATTTACGATATATATGTCAGGGATAGCTTGAATTTGGGGCTCAATGACTATTTCAGAACGAATAATCCTTACGCGCAGCAGGCGATCATGTATAACCTTATGCAGGCTATCCATTTAAACCGCTGGAATGCAGATTCTGATGCTCTAAGAGCTTTAGCTAATAGTTTGGCTACTTCAATTAACGATAATGGTTGGAGTGGTGATCTTCTAGACATGAATATTGTAAACGAGATGTTCCAAAATATGAATTCTACGCTTGTAGATGGAATTAAAAGCAAATTGTATGCTTCTACGTTGAACCCTGCATTTGCACCATCTAATCCTTCCCAACCGCAGCAGGGAGGATCCACTTCTACCGGTGGAACTTCTTCTCCGGGTCAAGTTTCTAGCGGAGTTACTTACGCTTCAGCTGCAAGTTCTACACAAAGTTCGCAGGAATCTCAATCTAGTGCAGGTAACCAGGGACAAAACGGTAATGGACAAAAAGCGTATGAGATAACTAAACCAGAAAATTCATCCGGATCTTCAGAAGATACAGTGTTAGCAGCAATATTGGGAGTTATCCTTATACTTGGTTTAATGGGTGCAGGTTATTTCAGAAAGGATATGCTAAATCTATTTAAAAGGAAATAA
- a CDS encoding MFS transporter, which yields MNVLERKWRILFAIAIGTIMVPINASIVNVSLPTITAFFSTSIASSEWVITAYLINLLGFVLLFGRLGDFYGHERIYMVGLVSFLITSVLCSLSPSITFLIIFRGLQGIAAALMLSVSMGIVKSAFPPSQTGKALGIYAVAISAGLAIGPAIGGLIQTFFGWQTIFLVNIPMGITSFLLCYKVLKRGETKSAKLDVPGAILQYFCLFSVVYLLNDIQTSKLDALTIIMAFVAAITLILFVWNEKRADDPLLDIEIFKNKTFSAFNLSLYFNYICMYMILFIMPFYLQKVLLCNPALTGAVLMANPIVMMVLAPISGTLADRVGSRPLAIMGALISALAFYSMTSLTMFSNVFDVVWRLALLGIGAAIFQAPNNRAIMTVIPDKKKGLASSIIVTMRNLGMVFGVSIAGILLYTTISPDALQQNQLYNLAAYNFTSGMHLIMMLGALLSIIILILSPVGIYRKKITETKEIIQESDIIPAPQDIIEESSEIINELELVKHSKELLEDSELLKYSKEIIKDPTILKRPKDILKEKMEELNLEISRKNGK from the coding sequence TTGAATGTTTTAGAGAGAAAATGGAGAATATTATTTGCAATTGCTATAGGAACCATAATGGTGCCTATTAATGCCAGTATTGTTAATGTTTCATTACCTACAATCACTGCTTTCTTTTCTACAAGTATTGCGAGCTCAGAGTGGGTAATAACTGCATACTTAATTAATTTACTGGGTTTTGTCCTATTATTTGGTCGTTTAGGTGATTTCTACGGTCATGAAAGAATATATATGGTGGGCCTGGTTAGTTTTCTCATCACGTCAGTTTTATGCAGCTTATCCCCTTCAATAACTTTTCTTATAATTTTCAGGGGTCTGCAGGGTATTGCAGCCGCATTAATGCTGTCAGTCTCCATGGGTATAGTTAAAAGTGCTTTTCCACCCAGTCAGACTGGTAAAGCTTTAGGTATATATGCCGTGGCAATATCTGCAGGGTTAGCGATTGGTCCAGCAATTGGGGGGTTAATACAAACCTTTTTTGGATGGCAAACCATATTCCTGGTAAATATTCCAATGGGTATAACCAGCTTTCTGCTCTGTTATAAAGTGTTAAAAAGAGGCGAGACTAAATCAGCTAAATTAGATGTTCCTGGAGCAATATTGCAGTACTTTTGCCTTTTTTCTGTGGTATACCTGCTTAATGATATTCAAACCTCAAAATTAGATGCTTTGACAATAATAATGGCTTTTGTGGCTGCGATAACTTTAATTTTGTTTGTCTGGAATGAGAAAAGGGCAGATGATCCTCTTCTGGACATTGAAATATTTAAAAATAAAACATTTTCTGCATTTAACCTCAGTCTGTACTTCAATTATATCTGCATGTATATGATTCTCTTTATCATGCCTTTTTACCTGCAGAAGGTGTTGCTGTGTAATCCTGCATTAACGGGAGCTGTATTAATGGCTAATCCAATAGTTATGATGGTTCTAGCTCCTATAAGTGGAACATTGGCTGATAGGGTAGGTTCAAGGCCCTTAGCAATTATGGGGGCATTAATAAGTGCTTTAGCGTTTTATTCTATGACCTCTCTTACCATGTTCTCTAATGTCTTTGATGTTGTATGGAGATTAGCCCTTTTAGGGATAGGCGCTGCAATCTTTCAGGCCCCAAATAATAGGGCAATTATGACAGTTATACCTGATAAAAAGAAAGGATTAGCTTCCAGTATTATAGTAACCATGAGAAATCTGGGAATGGTATTTGGAGTATCAATTGCAGGTATACTGCTGTATACCACTATAAGTCCGGATGCTTTACAGCAAAATCAACTCTATAACCTGGCGGCATATAATTTTACAAGTGGAATGCACTTGATAATGATGTTAGGAGCACTTTTAAGTATAATTATACTAATACTTTCTCCAGTGGGTATCTACAGGAAGAAAATCACTGAAACTAAAGAGATAATTCAGGAATCAGACATAATACCTGCACCGCAGGATATAATTGAAGAATCAAGCGAAATAATCAATGAATTAGAGCTGGTAAAACATTCAAAGGAATTACTTGAAGATTCAGAGCTTTTAAAGTATTCAAAAGAGATAATTAAAGATCCAACTATATTGAAACGGCCGAAAGATATTTTAAAGGAAAAAATGGAGGAATTGAATTTGGAGATCTCCAGGAAGAATGGCAAATAG
- a CDS encoding peptidylprolyl isomerase, which translates to MKKAIIETDKGNIELVLFDKEAPNTVANFEKLANEGFYNGLTFHRVIPNFVIQGGCPKGNGTGGPGYTIKCEINPHKHGAGALSMAHAGKDTGGSQFFITHSPQPHLDGVHTVFGKVVKGMDVVNKIKQNDVMNKVTVFDE; encoded by the coding sequence ATGAAAAAAGCAATAATTGAAACTGATAAAGGGAATATAGAACTTGTACTTTTTGATAAGGAAGCCCCAAATACAGTGGCTAACTTTGAAAAACTTGCAAACGAAGGATTTTACAACGGCCTGACTTTTCACAGGGTAATTCCTAATTTTGTCATCCAGGGCGGATGTCCTAAAGGAAATGGAACTGGTGGGCCTGGCTACACTATAAAATGTGAAATAAACCCTCACAAACACGGTGCAGGAGCTCTTTCGATGGCTCATGCAGGTAAAGACACAGGCGGTAGTCAGTTTTTCATTACCCATTCTCCACAGCCACACCTTGATGGAGTACACACCGTTTTTGGTAAAGTTGTTAAGGGAATGGATGTTGTAAACAAAATAAAACAGAACGACGTAATGAATAAGGTTACTGTCTTTGACGAATAA